A region of the Methylocystis echinoides genome:
TCATCTGGCGGCCCGTCCCGAACTTGTGGCCATGGTCGCGGACGTGGACTTGGCAGGCGAGCCCTTGAGTGGCTTCACCCTGGCCAAAGCCGTCGCGGCGCGCTGGCCCGAACTGGCGATCCTGATCGTGTCGGGTGTGGCTTGGCCGGCCGAGGAGCAGATGCCGATGGGCGCTCGCTACCTGCGCAAACCGTTCACACCGGAGGAGCTGGCCGGCGCGCTGGGGGCTGTGCTGGCGGCGCGGGGCGTAGGGTCCGTGCCGCATTGACGGTGGCCAGCCCAGCGTGCGCCGGCGCGGGAAATCCGCGCCGGCGCACGCTGGGACGCATCACGGCGAGGTTCAGGTCCCACTGTCGCCGGCGCTGGCATCGTCGCTACCATCGAGCAGCCAGTCCGGTATCCCGGGAAGCACTTCCCTGGCGACCTCACCGGCGGTCTTCAGTGCCCGCGGGACTGTCAGGAATTCCGTGTGCGGGCGGCGGGTTGAACATCAGGCCGCCATGGCCCGGGTGAAGCGCTCGCCGAAGATGACGGCGAACTGCGCCTTGGCCATGACCCACTCACGTGGCCCCATCTTCCACGCCTTCTCGGAGCGGTTCAAGACCAGGTAGAGCAGCTTCAGCGCGGCCTCGTCGGTCGGGAAGTGACCGCGGGCGCGCACAGCCCGGCGCAGCGTGGCGTTCAGGGCCTCGATGGCGTTGGTCGTGTACAGGATCCGGCGCACCTCGCCGGGGAAGGCATAGAACGGGACTACCTCGCCCCAGGCCCGTCGCCAGCTCTGGGCGATGGCTGGGTAGCGCCGACCCCATTCGCTTGTCTCGAAGGCCGCCAACGCCGCCTCGCCAGCCGCGGCATCGAGCGCGCGGTAGATGTCCTTCAGCGCCCCCGCCACGAGCTTGCGGTCCTTGTAGGACACGAAGTCGAGGCTGTGGCGTAGCAGGTGGACGATGCAGGTTTGGACCAGCGCCTCGGGGAACACCGCCCGGATCGCATCGGGGAAGCCCTTCAGGCCATCGACCACGGCAAGCAGCACGTCCTCGACGCCGCGGTTCCTGAGCTCGTTCATGACCCGCAACCAGAACTTGGCGCCCTCGTTCTGCTCCAGCCAGAGGCCGAGGATCTCCTTGGAGCCGTCGGCGCGCACGCCCAGCGCGATGTGGACGGCCTTGTTGCGGACCACGCCCTCGTCACGCACCTTGATCCGCAGGGCGTCGAAGAACACGATCGGGTAGACCGGCTCCAGCGGCCGGGCTTGCCAGGCGGCGACCTCCTCCAGGACCGCGTCGGTCACAGCGCTGATCAGGTCGGGTGAGACCTCGATCCCGTAGAGCTCGCGCAGGTGCGCGGCGATCTCTCGGGTGCTCATGCCACGCGCATACATCGACACGATCTTGTCGTCGAAGCCCGGGAAGCGGCGCTGGTAGCGGGCGATCAGCTGCGGGTCGAACGTCGCCTGCCGATCGCGCGGGATCGCCAGTTCGATCCGGCCCGTCTCGGTCGTGACCGTCTTGCGACCGTAGCCGTTGCGCGTGTTGCCGGCGTCCTCGCCCGCCAGATGATGGTCCATCTCTGCGTTGAGCGCCCGCTCGGCCAGGGCC
Encoded here:
- a CDS encoding response regulator — translated: MADAVASQRAVLIVEDNPVQLMDAAAALRDAGYEVAEAATVEAAQAHLAARPELVAMVADVDLAGEPLSGFTLAKAVAARWPELAILIVSGVAWPAEEQMPMGARYLRKPFTPEELAGALGAVLAARGVGSVPH
- a CDS encoding IS256 family transposase — encoded protein: RKAPRIPDAILDQLLAGADPKTAFEADGLLDELKKALAERALNAEMDHHLAGEDAGNTRNGYGRKTVTTETGRIELAIPRDRQATFDPQLIARYQRRFPGFDDKIVSMYARGMSTREIAAHLRELYGIEVSPDLISAVTDAVLEEVAAWQARPLEPVYPIVFFDALRIKVRDEGVVRNKAVHIALGVRADGSKEILGLWLEQNEGAKFWLRVMNELRNRGVEDVLLAVVDGLKGFPDAIRAVFPEALVQTCIVHLLRHSLDFVSYKDRKLVAGALKDIYRALDAAAGEAALAAFETSEWGRRYPAIAQSWRRAWGEVVPFYAFPGEVRRILYTTNAIEALNATLRRAVRARGHFPTDEAALKLLYLVLNRSEKAWKMGPREWVMAKAQFAVIFGERFTRAMAA